A window from Calliopsis andreniformis isolate RMS-2024a chromosome 5, iyCalAndr_principal, whole genome shotgun sequence encodes these proteins:
- the Mocs2b gene encoding molybdenum cofactor synthesis 2B, translating into MGNPRNIIKLQQEELNVGEIINLVISPNCGAISSFIGTTRDNFGNKKVLKLEYEAYEPMAVKEMNNICAQIRSQWNVHHIAIYHRLGEVPVSKTSVVIAISSPHREESLKAVEYAINTLKASVPIWKKEVYDTQETQWKENQECTWSNTNDARYLQESEDIITMSNEAVETIIESTSICDVEEEEEEEEEEEEPKVMIDPSLVQIRATNEELNRRIASFIERKRQQVNIVNIQEFCCHREQNDENKDSCARVDAILIRRKDSKSHVKVHRVLNTWGPQTVDQFTLHKATMSGAYQTNNSYSSTLDDRISTTEKILGLNRPVPKDVYARLKNIEDRILYLEGISPEYKDFWKSEDINSLKGTFKPVRKRTYSMAELDSKLHELEDKYAKRIK; encoded by the exons ATGGGGAACCCAAGAAATATTATAAAGCTACAGCAAGAAGAGCTGAATGTGGGTGAAATAATTAATTTAGTAATATCCCCTAATTGTGGAGCAATATCTAGTTTTATTGGAACTACCCGTGACAATTTTGGCAATAAAAAg GTTTTGAAATTAGAATATGAAGCATATGAACCAATGGCTGTAAAAGAAATGAACAATATTTGTGCACAAATTCGATCTCAATGGAATGTTCATCATATTGCTATATATCACCGTTTGGGAGAGGTACCAGTCTCTAAAACAAGTGTTGTAATTGCTATTTCATCTCCTCATAGAGAAGAATCGCTGAAAGCAGTGGAGTATGCCATTAATACATTGAAAGCATCAGTTCCTATTTGGAAGAAGGAGGTTTATGATACACAAGAAACTCAGTGGAAAGAGAATCAAGAATGTACTTGGTCAAATA CTAATGATGCAAGATATCTTCAAGAATCAGAGGATATAATTACAATGTCAAATGAAGCAGTAGAAACTATAATTGAGAGTACTAGCATTTGCGATgttgaagaggaagaagaagaagaagaagaagaagaagaacctAAAGTTATGATTGATCCAAGTCTCGTCCAAATTCGTGCAACAAATGAAGAATTAAATCGTAGAATAGCATCTTTCATTGAAAGAAAACGTCAACAAGTAAATATCGTGAACATACAAGAGTTTTGTTGTCACAG AGAACAAAATGATGAAAATAAGGATTCTTGTGCAAGAGTGGACGCAATTCTTATTAGAAGGAAAGATTCTAAAAGCCACGTTAAAG tgCACAGAGTTCTTAATACATGGGGACCTCAAACGGTTGATCAGTTTACTTTGCATAAGGctacaatgtcaggagcatatcaaacaaataatagcTATTCATCTACATTGGATGATAGAATTTCAACTACCGAAAAAATTCTCGGATTAAATCGTCCAGTCCCTAAAGATGTGTACGCAAGACTTAAAAATATCGAAGATCGGATACTGTATCTAGAAGGCATCTCTCCAGAGTATAAAGACTTTTGG AAGTCAGAAGAT